TGAGTTCTGATGGGAAGAAGGTAAAGCGTCGGAATCCTCTTCCGTTCATTGAAGTTAGGGATCCAAAGGTATTTCTCTTATGGAACATAATGGCTTCAGTCGCATATTTTACTCTTAATTTTGTGGCATCTAATTTGTGGACCGTAGTTATTCACCGTTTTGGTAGAAAATCTTCCAGAGGATCATTCGGTAGAGAAtattaagaggatatttggtgAAGTGGGAaggtatattttcatttttaaataaagaaaatattctcattctttcttctttccGTTGTTTGAGGATTATCCTTGTCTAAATTATTGTTTCTTCCGAATTTTCAGGATAAAGAAAATATCAGTTCGTGATCCTCATGCTGTTGAAGAGACAAAGAAAACTGGTAGGGCCGATATATTGATCAGTAGTAAGGTATGGAACTGGTTTCTAATTTGGCTGATACTATTTTGTTTAGTTAGGAATTTTGTGTCCTTTCTCTGTCattctcttctctctttttcgTTTTAATAACCTAACTACTTATATATGATCAATgaacattttaagtttttttattttttgagttgcTTCTTATAAATCAGTTGGCATTTTACAATGCATTGTTATCGTGGGTATTGATTAggttttatctttaaattttatctatattaataataaaatgttgaCTAGAGTTCGGTATCATGAGTCAAGTGACACTAACTCAGTAATATAGGAAGGCTATTTATGtgcattaattttataattcttttatttgaaaatttacatatttttattaaaattctacCCACTTTTGTCAATGACTTTTTTCAAGATAACTACTATTTATATTActtcttgaaaaaaaataccCACATGGTGGGTGTATATATGTATCTAGGGGCATTTAAgacataaattttgataaataattaccctaaaataaccatttactttaaaaatcctactttattttttaattataattaagtttaaaaagtattatgatttaaaaaacttGTCTTTTTTATGGCAAGATATGGTTTTATTAGTAAGAGCTATTTACATTTATACGTATATAACCTTGTTTATGGTCTGTTTAATTGGCCGGTTTCTGGATCTAGTTACACGCACTGGTGGAGTATGAGACTATTGAGGCTGCTGAAAAAGCTGTAAGTGTCAAAGAAGTCTTCAGTCTTTGTAACTGATGTCTTGCTTGATTATTCGATTAATTGATTCGGAGCACTTCTCCGGTGGTTTCATAAGGTGGCTACTTTGAACGATGAACACGACTGGAGAAATGGCATGCATGTTAAGCTTCTTGAGCGAAAGGTAATGGTCCATATTTCTTGAACAACTTCTCTACCAAGGAATAAGCTAGTATTGATATTATTTCCATGTTTTAGGGTAAGCATGGACAGCGAAAGCAAGCTTGGAGGGGACCTGCTCATGAAAAAAACATCAATGCTCAGGTATCTGATCAAACTGGAACCGAGGAGAAAAATGCTTCAAGTGAGTATCATGAAGATATACCAGATGATGAGGTATGCATGCTAcatgttctttctttttcatgctCAGTACTATTTTATCTACTTGATTGCAAGAATTAGTCTCGTGTAAAACATGCGCTCATGCGAATTCCGATATACTTGCACTAAACATTTAGAAGTAAATGAAGGTAGATTTCGTTTTTTTCTTCCTCGTTCTTGGATGTGCCATAATCGAATATTTCATACAACTCTTCAAGAAGAGAGTGTAGTAATCAAAGGTGCAACTTTGCTTCTACATTTTAGGATGGGGAGCATTTGTCCAAAGAGAAAAATGGGGTTCGACCTAGAAACAGAGGACGAGGGAGGAGACAGAAAAATCGTGGTACCAATGGACACGGTATTACAAAACCGGCATTATCTTTTTCGTGTTTCCTTCTTTCCCTATTCGATTCTGTTTCGTAATATGCTTACATCATACAGGCCATGGAACTACATCCTCATGCCATGCCGTAGAACCATCGAAGCCACCACCGGGACCTAGAATGCCTGATGGAACACGGGGATTCACAATGGGACGTGGACGGTCTCTCATTTCTAAACCAAGTTAATGATGTGGTATTTTGATTATCATGCATATGGTTTCAAAGGCCAAgtatgaaaaacaaaaacccaaatGGATTTATCTGTGTTTTATAAATGGTGATGGTGTTATCTTTTCTTTTGAACACAGTATTTAGAACAATGATGAAAATACGAACCTAAAAATTGGTCTGttggtatatttatatgtttataacaAAGAATGATTTAGATTTGGtggtgaaaatattttaagaaaatataaattaatagtgACCGCAGCCGGAATAGAGATgtatcaattttattaaattcttgAACTTTGTATCTTAGTTCTGCTAGACCCATTaagaaaaaattaccaaaagccatttttgagaatttaataaaattgataaatgtcAGAGATcactaaaactaaaaacataaccAAAACTATAAAAGATATCGATAAAAGGAAATCACCAAACCAAACTACGGATAAAATCACGGTAatataagttgaaataaaaattccCAAATCTAATGATTTCGatcccaaaataaattaaaaaatcgattaataaataataatttgttttagaTTGCCCAAATTAAAGAAATTCTTTTCGCCAATATCCCATTATATCAAAAGGAAATTGGgttaattcaatattaatttggtatttgagaTTTTCgctttaattttcaatttggtgTCTCAGGTTTTGATTTGATACTTTAGTTTTCTTTGTCCCATTTAAGTCGattaatttagtattaaatGTTCAATCTGgtgtttgaaatttctttcaattAATTACCTATGTTTTTAGGTTAATATACTATTTAGTACTTTATTTTTTGTCCCAAACTGGTACTTAAGTTTATCTTCAAGGTTTAGCTTGGTACATGAGTTCTTCCAAAttggtatctaaattttttttatctcaatttggTATCTAAGTTTAGCTTCGATGTTTAATTTAgtacttgagtttttttttttgcaagttGTTTTTTACTATAGCACACGTGTTGAATATTCATAATGTGGTTTGGTCTAGATAACATATTGAATATTAAAGGCAAACAcaggtatcaaattgaacacTGAAGCTAAATTCAGGTACCAAATGTTTTATTAACCCTAAACAAATTCTAACATCCAGTTCTTGATAACAACgatctatattatttattttcattttcaaataaatatatttgaccACCGCTTTGTCAGCCGCTTCGGATTATCACCGCCGGCGGTAACAACTCAGAACCCTTGCCGCcgaaaagaagcaaaaaaaaatgacCGAAGATGGGAAAAATAGAGGAGGCGTCACCCCCAATTTGAACCCTCAAAGCCAATATCAATACGGCACGTTTCAAGGCGTAGCCAATTACTACCACCCTCATTTCCCTCAACAGCCGCCTCCTCAGCCCTTTGTCGGCTTACCTCACGCCATCCCTCCGCCGGGCTGCGCCGCCAACCCCTATGTCCATGGCTACCAGACCGTTACAGGTATtggttgctttttttttttttcttatttataatcTGTCTTTGAACCCTAACCGTCTGAAATTGAGTTGATTGATTGTTAAAAGTGAATTGGGTTTTTGAATCTCtgtttgaatttgatgttatttgaaGGTTTTCCAGTTGAAGAACCCGTGCCCTTGAGGCAACCTCGCCTACCTGTTTGTGGACTTGGAATGGGATGGTTATTGTAAGTTATtggattgatttgtttttttcttggtgTTTTTTGAATCTGTTAGTGTTTTAACAATAATGTGAAACTAGGTTTTGAGCATAAATTCTTTTGGacatttaaatttatcttttccttGTGCATAATTCGTACGGCATCTGGTAGATGAACAGGTTGATGCAACTATGTCTGTTGATACAAATTTTAGGTTGAGAGTTTAGATATGGGGGGAGAGTCGTCAAGCCGAGCAGTCTTAGAAGTCTGGTGAAAAAAAGGGGAGAAGCTTCTAGTTTCTCCCAGGAGGGTAAATGAGACACTAGTGCTTGCAAGCTACTCAAGTTTGACTCGAAAAAATTCGAATTCGATTTGTTAATTATCAAGCCGAGCTTGAGCTCTAGCAGCTGGAGCTATCAATCGAGTGAAATTTGAGCTTAGTAATATTCGGCTCGAATGGCTCGCGAGCCTTATtgagtttttcatattttatattgttaaattacGTTGTTgcccttaatatatattattaactctAAGCTTGATTATTGAGCCGAACCTGAGCTTGAGAATAAAAATTGGTAAACTAGCTTAATCGAGTTCAATCTCGAGCTCGAGCTTAAAAATAGATATTCGATTGAGCTCGAGCCGAGTATCGAGCTCCAAATTTTGAGTTGAGCTTGAGATTGACAGTATTAGAGCTCGGCTCGACTCAATTACACCCCTTTCTCCGAGAAGATGAGTTCTCCGTGGAAGGCCCGAGAACCCCATTTTTGGGACCTCACAAAATCTTCTTGGAGAAACTACAAGCTTCTCCCCTTTTTCACCGTACTTCTGATAACACTCGGCTTTATGGCTCTCTACCCTTCCAGGGTGAACCATCTCCAAACTCTCAACCCAAAACTTGTATCAacaatgtcttttttttttccattattaattgcttatgttattatatcaaGTAATAAACCTGTGTTGTATCCCACATTTGTAAGCTAATAAGCTGTGAATGCCTCAGATATTGATGCCTTCAGGTCTGTGTATAGGTGATTTGGTTCAGAAATGATCGTTCCTAACTTCCTTGTATAGCTACTTTTTCATTAGTTATAGCATATTAAAAAGGCATAGCTCATTCTAATGCATGGAGTTGACAGAGTGGAATTTATTACCTGGTTGAGTTGTGTAAGTCATCAAAtgtaaataacaacatcatgcAAATCAACCTCTACGAAGTTTCGGGTGTCAATGTAATATCTAGGGTAACAATATATCTTAATTTAAGGTGCACTATGTTGCTGCAATATCTTCCATGGAATATAGCtcttaagaaagaaagaaagaagagggtaaaagtatcatggaggctcTTGTACTAggagttggattgcattttgatccctctattaaaaaaatga
This genomic stretch from Gossypium raimondii isolate GPD5lz chromosome 6, ASM2569854v1, whole genome shotgun sequence harbors:
- the LOC105772770 gene encoding la-related protein 6A, which encodes MDLHVEPTSATADSIPPSPPHDPLDSVPIGSPEDDILSPPSDDDIDHDHGHENEDDHGQEDQVQNHEISSAVDVLTDDLKKKIIKQAEYYFSDENLPTDNYMMGLIKKNKEGFVPISVISSFRKTKRLTRNYPSIVAALKESSLLVVSSDGKKVKRRNPLPFIEVRDPKLFTVLVENLPEDHSVENIKRIFGEVGRIKKISVRDPHAVEETKKTGRADILISSKLHALVEYETIEAAEKAVATLNDEHDWRNGMHVKLLERKGKHGQRKQAWRGPAHEKNINAQVSDQTGTEEKNASSEYHEDIPDDEDGEHLSKEKNGVRPRNRGRGRRQKNRGTNGHGHGTTSSCHAVEPSKPPPGPRMPDGTRGFTMGRGRSLISKPS
- the LOC105772772 gene encoding 60S ribosomal protein L18a-like protein — translated: MTEDGKNRGGVTPNLNPQSQYQYGTFQGVANYYHPHFPQQPPPQPFVGLPHAIPPPGCAANPYVHGYQTVTGFPVEEPVPLRQPRLPVCGLGMGWLLFFLGFFFGGIPWYVGTFILLCVQVDYREKAGYLACAIASVIAMIAITFGLTKGGTHAW